Genomic window (Vidua macroura isolate BioBank_ID:100142 chromosome 3, ASM2450914v1, whole genome shotgun sequence):
GTAATGTAATCAAAATAATATAGCAAAATATGTATGCAACCATCCCGATAGCTGACCAAGCCAGACTAAGCTGTTTGTCAAAATACTGATCTCCACTTCAGCATTTCACTGTGCATGCCGAATGCACCtttcatttttcacagcagTTGCTGACCAATGCTCAGCACTAACTGTCAAACATGACAATTCTCCATGAGAAGCAGCTTCAACTGCTGTTTAGCTGCTTCATTAACTACTTTTGAAGGTTAACAAGATATGTTGCGTTAACAGAAAAAAGCAGTATCATCACTACAAATACCTAGTTTACTAGGTTACTAGTACAAATTAGTCTTAAGGAAAGCTAATGAAAGTGGTGCCTTAGCCAAACAAAAGCAACCACAACCAATACAGACCAGCAGGCGACATCTCTATAGAAGGAAGTAAGATTAAATTATATAATGAGCATTATTCATACGGCATTATTCATCTTACCCTCAAGCAAACATCTAAAGAAAGTCAAATGGATTATGGCAAGTGTTCTTGACTGACCAGAAAAGCAGCCTATAATGACTACCATAGATATACATCTTTGCACTGCAGCCATTCCTTAAGGTGAAATGAATTCCTCTGCTTCATTCCAACATTCATCTTTACTTGCTACATCACAGAGCAATTCCACCTTCACTGAAGAGTATTGTTCCCCCATCATATTAGTAGAAACAtactacaaaacaaaaatctagtAATTTTTCACTGGTTTAGTTACCAACACACAATTTTCCTGAAGTTCTCAAAACACTTCATAGAGGTACCAACCACCACTACCCCCTTTTACAAGTGAGGAAAAACGAAAGTTAACATGAAAATTGACATGAGCTTGAGTATGATCTGCTACAGCTCCAAAGGTTAAACTAAAACTAGAATCAAAACCCCAGGACCCCCTCTTTCATCCTATCTTAGCATTATGATCATCTACTATGAGTCCAACTCTACTGCATATTGTTCAACAAAGTCACAGGCCTGAAAGGagattataaatattaataagagaaataaaatagacAGTGAATTATATTAAATAGTTATTTTAACAGCTTAAGACAAATACTCTCCCTGTTTATACATGGTGCATCCACACAGCATGCTCAAACATAATGCAGGTGACTGTCTGGCATTGGTTAAGTGTCAGAATGATACACTACAGAAGTTTCAAAATTTTGCTGAGCCCAGGTTATTAGCCTTGTGAAGGGGAAAAACTTACTATCCTGAGCAGTGGGTCAAGCAAATACAGTTTATATACCTTTGGTACTTGAGCTATCAACAATGAAATGTGCTTTGCAGATTTATCACCTTAGTTGAACCTAGGTGAACTGGGGATGGTCTTCATGCTCTACTGTCCCCATGCAGACATATCCTAAATTCTCTGTAGAAACAATAACTAATATAATACTGACATCatcctttaaaaaagaaaaatattatagacaacagttttaaaatttactaTGGGTAAGTTGAAGTATAAAACCACAACTGtgcacacacgcacacacacgcaTGTACATCAACACATACACAGGCATGTTTCTGCATAAATACAGCACTCTTCTCCCACTGATGTTTACCTATACTCACTTTGCTGCTACTTCCTGTAAGTACATTAAACTACCAAAATGTGGTCTTTTTTAATTgcttagaaacaaaacatttcagtagTATTTTTTCCAGAGGAGTTGAAAACTGAGTCCTCAACACCATGACACACTGCAAGGATGATGCCTTCCAGCCTTGTATCTGTCCTGCTGGCCTGCCAAGAACAAGTCTTCACCAGCAGTCTGAAACCCTGGCACACAAATGTGATTTTCTGCACTGATTAATGCTGATCTAGCTGCCTGCACCCCGAATACAAGTCAAAGGAGCAGGAATGCCAGCACAATGTTAGTATGTTTGAGACAATGATCTTGCCAAAATGTACTGTATTTAGCACTCTGGAAGTGATGCaatgaaaattgtttttagAAGACTTGGGTAATTTCAGAATAGAAACAAAACATCTTAAGTTTTCACAATTATTTTCATACTTTAATATAAATTTCATCTCTTTTGAAATAATGTACATTTCTGTATTCCTCTGCTAATGTGGCCCATCTATTCTAAACTTTGATATTAGACAGAATTACATTTGCGGATATCAAGAATATTTCAGTTCTATTAAATAGAAACTGTTTTCAGCAGTAAAATTATGTCACTGGAAAACAAATATCTTCATTACCAGAAAGCCTCAATACTGTAATAGCTCATAAATATTAGATTACAGATGAAAAAACATTTAACATGTGATGTCTGATCACATGAACATAGCTTTGCACTACCAAAGCAGGATTTTGGTGGTTTCAGTTAagagtaaaacaaagaaatctcTCCTAGACAATGatcaaaagagaaattaatatcCAAAAAGTATAACAGTGAAAACAGcactaaaaatatgtttttcagttttctcagcTGTCAGTCAAACAGCAATGTTTTTAAACTCTTTTAATTAAGGGGTGCTAGGACATTCTGACTTTGCTTCTTCTGCACTGACATTTCAAATTACCTAAATCAAAAGTatgttataaaataattaattttgttaaaagtGAAGGTAAAACAAGTGAGCtgttttaaaggatttttaaaatgatgcTTTATAATATCATTCAACCAAAACTCCATGTAACCTATTCTTCTCTCAGTCATACCTTCTTTGGGGTAGCTACAAGAGTAACATGCTGTCCTGTCTTGTATTCTTTCTTTCAGCTTCACCTTAGTTTGCCACATACAGTCTGTAACCTGTCATaccattttataaaattatgtaCAATGACCAGAACAAGACTCTCAGCCTCCTATTGGTCATTGCTCCCTTCAAAGCAATTTTCTGACTTACAAGCTCTGGTTCATACAAAACTCCCTTGCATTTGCCTGGAAAACATATGAATATATCAAACATATGAATAGATCACAGAAGTTGCTGAAACAAATGCAAACCTGCCTCTGTTGAGTCTGGTTTCTAATCTCTAGCAATCATTTGTTTCACCAGGAGGCAAACACCTTTACCAAGGCTGGGGTATCCATGATTTATCAAGGAAAGTTTCACAGAAGCCCATGGAAATTAGCTGAAGTGAAATAAAGGACACAGCCAGCTCTCTCTTGGGAGATTATGAAAGAtatgcagaaaatgaagaaatggcAAGACATCCAAAGATCATGGCATAGCCCTTCACACATGTCTGCTTGCAGCCAGAGATACATCAATAATTtctgacaaaaataaacaaaactttgACCTGCTGATTTACTAAAGCAGGGatggtaataataataaaaccattAAAACTCCATAAAGGCCTTTAATATGTCTGAAGATATTTTCATTACTGCAATAAGTGTTAAGTGTTTCCTTTGCTGTTAACAGTTCTTACAGCAAAGCTTTGAAGAATGTCCCACAGGTTATCAGTAAAGGCTCTATATGTTGCATATAAAATAAGAACCAACTAAACAATCCAGAAAACTACTTTTAAGTTGTGGTCCACGACTAAAGCTGGAATCACAAAGGACAGATCTGTCACTGGTCTCATCTGGCACAGTCCCACTGGAAGGAAGCCATCTCAATTGACACCAGCTGAGAGTATAGTTTGATGCATCCCCTTATTCACTCTTAAGtccatattttcctttttttccccttttatgtTCTAGTCACCAACACCATTCTGGCCAGTCACTAATAGTCCTTAAAGGCTAATCTTCCTGTTagcttgcatttgaaaatgaatCTCAGATGTAGGAAATTAAAGCCTTCCTCTCAAACATAAAGCAGATTCCAATTGAAAACTAAAGAATTCACATATCAAGCCACTCTCCAAGGATGTCTTTCTCTATTGGTAACATTTGGAGAAAGGAGCTAAGGAGGACAGGTTTATGTGACTGGTTATAATTTTACCTTCCCAACTGCACATTTCACATTTGTCTCAGTGAATTATCTGGTAAAATATCTCATTACAATGAATAGTTTAAAAAGTTTTGCAACCAGACGAACATTTTGAGCTAAAGTTTCAAAACCAGTCAGGAAAGTGAGCATGCATAAAAATGCACTATTGGCTAactgctcaaaaaaaaagataaaataattaagCACATATAAGCATAAAATGTTGCAATGCTTCAAACAACTAAATGATTGAATATGTGATATGATGCAGAGAGATACAGGTAAAAAAGAAACTTGGTAAGAATGAGGAACAAACTATATCAGTAGCCATTTTACAAGCTGTGTGAACAACCTCAAAGATCTTCCAATGTTCACTGAACAACTTTTCCTGCTGtggcattaaaaatattttagctaaATTAAGCTTTTCAGAGAATTAAACTCATTGAGAACAAGTCTTCCTGATGAAGACTGGCTTTTCCACGGACCACTGTGAGGAGAAAATCTTTCTTGATGAAGCTCTGAGACCTCACCAGCCCTCTTCCCACATGCCTATTACCTGCAGCAGGTCAAGAGAAGCAGGAAACTGCCCTTCAGTATAGTTCCCTCCCTGCCCGTAAACTGCACAATATGAGTCTTCTAGGCTttactaaattaattttccctggCTTTAACAGGCAGCGAAGTGGATATTGACTGAAGAGGCTCAAACCCATgactttcaaagaaaaactgaagacCTGTGATAAGATTATTTATAAAGACATCTAATCCTTCAGGAGGTCTGACATATTTGCTGTGGCTGAAGGACACAGTAATAATCTACATCACTGATACCCTCAGAATTACTGGTAGATGACAATCAACTGTTTCTTTGCAGCATGGTAACACAGATCGGTGTCTTGGTGTGCTGAACACATATTcaccatatttaaaaaaaaaaaaaaagaagtggaaaagcAGCAACTGTAATGCACTACTTTTGTTAACTTTTTTCAGAAGTTAACAAATTATTCTAACAAAAACCAAGTTTATCATTGCATTGGGCTAGAGTATACCTAGTCTGCCATTACCAAATTTGTGGACGACACCaagttgggtgggagtgttgatctgctggagggtagaaaggctctgcagaggtacctggacaggctggatcacaCAGCATGAGGTTCAAACAGACCAAGTGCCAAGTCACGGGCTagggtcacaacaacccctgcagtgctacaggctggggacagagtggctggaaagtggCCAAGAGGAAAAGGATATGGAGGTGTTGGTCAATAAGAACTGAGCATGAGCcagagtgtgcccaggtggccaggaaggccagtggcatcctggcctgtaccagAATAGTGTGGCCAGAAGGACACATtattagcctggagaaaaggaggctcagagaaGACCTTATggctctctacaactgcctgaagggaggttgtagccaggcagcctcttctcccaggcaactgGCAATAAGAAGACAtagtcttaagctgtgccaggggaggttggacattaggaagaaattcttcatggaaagggtgatTAAAtattggaatggactgcccaggaGGTGTTTaaggtgtttaaggaaaagACTGgctgtggcactcagtgccatggtctggttgacatggtggtgttcggtcacaggttggacttgacaATCTCAGAGGTCTCCTCCAACCtaactgattctgtgattctagatAAACAGATTCTAGATAAACACTTTGTTGTGAAATACGTCACTTAGTGGTCTTACCTACAActtttttaagttatttttttttgctttgctttagaATACAAAAGTAAGATAACCAATGCTTAGATGTTTATCTAGCCATATATAGGGTTTGAAAATCTGTTGCAAGCAGGGTGTTTTCCTGAGAAATTGCTATAAGCTTCTGTCAAATATAAAAAACATGTTTCTAGGCTTTCTGGTTTTAATGAATATCTTCCCATGCTCCCTGAGCAGctagaaaggaaaggaagctgAGGGAGAAGACTAGTACACAAACACTGATCTGACCAATCGCTTTTGAAGAACCCAAATATACATAAaaggcacagaaggaaaaaactcTTTTCACCACCTTTGGAAAGATGGTTTCTGATATATCTAGGAACACTTAAAGGTGGAGCATTAAGCTACCTTTACCACTAGATAAATCCAGTAtctctgctgttttcagcaGCCACAGTACTATTCTATTATCAGACTACTTCTTATGAATCATACGGCTTCAAAATTAGTTCTAATTAAATAGAATTAGTCCTCTGATTACTAGGTACTCCATAAAGTGCTTCTGGATGCAGAGGTGAGATTGGCTAGAGACCTCTGTGGTGACTGTAATTTAAATAACTCACAGTTTTCAATGTCTTGGTCATGTGAAACATTATACAAGCTCAAGGTATTGTGGCTACTAATTGAGAGTTTTTATGTCACAAgaatatctgtattctctgcaGGCCTTTGTGGCATCCAAAGTAACTCTGCACTATATTCTCATCTTAATGGACAATGCTGATGCACTCTGCAAGAACTTGTGGGAAAGCAATTGCTATCTCAGACTGTTACAATCAGCTTACCAGGGAAATCTGCTTCAGTTTCCATAAGTGACACTGAGCAAGTCCCTAAGCCTGTCTCACCTGGATGTGGGTAATTCGGCAAGAGAAATAGTTTAGATTACATATCCTCAGCAACTACACAGCAGGGAGTAGCACAACTCCCTAGCAAGTTTACTGAACATGTGAAGGAATAAATCTGCTGCTCTAAATCTGGCAGCTTTTGTAACTGTTAACTTTTTAATACTTACCTCCAAATACTTAATCCACCTGAAAATTTTACTACTGCTATCAAACAGAAAGTGTATTAGgtcttttttaagaaaaaaaaaataaaaaggtctaTGAGTGTTCATACCTACATCCTTTCTAGTCCTACTGAGAGTTTCACATGTAGCTTCTGCTGGTTGACACAGAACATGGAAAAATTGTCCCAGTGCTGTCACACTTTTGCCAAGTGCACTCAGAACACTGGGGTAATGGCCACTTTCCCCATTCCCTGATTAACAAGACCATTTATAAAATCTTTTACAGTGTAACATGCACACAAGAGAATACATACATTacttctgaaaagaaagcagaaatgcaCTGAAGTTTGGGTGCTTCCGAGGAAGACAACTGTACACATATCAAATAATAgtataatttcttttgttcttctcaACAGTTGCAAGCTGTGAGGGTGAATGAGAGGTGTGTGTGGCCAGAGAAATTTGCCTCACACAGCATTTCTTAATGAATCAATGACAACAAATGGGAAGATGTACAGTAGCCCTGACCATAACTTTCCTGTGTATTATGTATATCTGAGCTCTCAGCACAGGGCTTTCCCAGGGTACTTGCTAGGCCACACTGAAGACCACTGGATCCACATAGGTTCTTACCACTGTGTAAGTAGAAGCATCCTTTAGACTTTTACATACTTTTTTacacttttctatttttccagaTAACAAGTTCTAACAATGACTAAACATAATTGTTACACAACTGCTTTTTTTATTGGGACCCACTTCTACTATCAGCACATCTTAATCCCCAAgttttttccagtgaaacaaCATAGTAATAAATGTACAGTAACTACTAgtaatttcagattttcatttgCCTTGAGGCTTCTTGATATATGCCATTTCAGGGACAGAACAgatcaaagaaagaaatgtaaacatTGATAAAAGAGCCCAAGGTAAGTGTCAGTCAAACCACCACAAGGATTTGTCCAGTCCTTCCAAAGTTTTCCACATATTTCTCAACTCTAGAAGATAAAGCAATAGATCTGGGGTTTTAACAAGCCTTTTCACCTAAACAGACTTACTCCTCATACACAGTAATGTTTCTCAGTACactgttttccatttcctgtttgtggggggttttattttttgttggtttgatgTTTTTTGCCAATGAAAGTTACTTTAAAAGACAGGTTTTATTCATGTTCTTATTCAGGGTGCTACAAAAGATATCACACACCACAATAGAGCTTTCCTAGAAGTTGATGGTTTTGTGATGGTAAATGATGTGATGGCAATCCCATGTACAtacatatggaaaaataaaaaaagggaaaacttaAAAAGGCTGTTGAGATAATCTAGATGAAAATTGTAATGAATTAACAGTAAATAAGATAGCAGTCCATATCCTTTCTGGATGGACATAATATTTGCATACATAAAAACGCTAGAGGcaagataaaaaacaaaaataattaaaggagaaaatcaTATATAATTGTTTGAATTCACAAAGGTCACCGACTGATGAGAATTAATAAATTGTTTACAGGTTACTGTACATGCTAACTGTTCATGTCTCCTCACAACCTGTTTACTGTACATGCTAACTGTTCATGTCTCCTCACAACCTGTTTATGGTTACTGAAATGTGAGGAGGAAAAATATCCCACACTTTTTTTTGGCCAGCCAAATCATCCAAATAGACATTCATAAATCTTTGTGCTTTCATAAGACTTTACATCTTGAAAGTACTGAGCGCACATTTGCTAATCAATGAATTCCCCTGTCTTGAATCTGAAGTGCCTTAGAGGAATGGGAGGCCAAACCACCACAGTTCAGGCAAACCTGGCCTCAAATACCTCGCCAGCTTGATGCCACAGGGGCTGGCAGCGACCTCGACAGCAGCAGGTCGGGCGCTGCTCTGCTTTATGGTGCCCgcccctgcacagctccctccAGCCAAGCTGTGACTCGGAGCAGGGTATCTAAAGGTCACCTTCAGCACCCCCGCTTGCATCCTGTGCATTTGGAAGCTGCGGTAAAGAGGGTTCACCTTCCAGGTGCCTTTTTTGCTCTCAGCCAGACTAATCGAGGGCTCCTGAGATCAGCCACCTCCCTGGTGAACGAAGGCGGGCAGGGGCGAGCTGGGCgagcagagcctgccagcaGCTCGCTGCCTTGGCGGGGGCCATCGCAGAGCAGGTGCCACCCTCGGCGAGCCAGCCCCGCagccagcccggccccgccgctgtCCAGCTGTGCAGCACCACCGAGCCTCgggcaccgcggctccccgACGGCTCCCAAGGCCGCCTCAGGGCGCTGAATGGCTGCTGGAGCCTCCAGGTTTTGGCCAGTGAAGCGTGACATGGATGCGAGAAGTGATCACCACATGGGAGAAGCAGGACTTTGCTGCCCAAAACTACCGGAGGGGACGAGCCGAAGGGACACACGGCATAACCCTGCCTCACACAGGGTTTATTTCGCTCTCTTGCGAGCAGCCTCCCCCTCCTCAGTCGCTTCCATCGACGCCCGGCTCCCTCTCCCACCACCATGCCCACCGTGTTTGAACAGCCCGGGCTCGCCCCCACCGAGGCGGGACGGGGAGGCGGCCCCACGGCCACCGCACACAAAGCGGCCGCCCGCCGCCACCGGCCTGCTGCGAGCGACGCCCCAGTCCCCGCCTCAACCTGCAGCCTATGAGCAAGGAGGCACCGCCCCGAGCGGCGGCGGGATCGGGATCGTACCCGTGCCCGCCGCCGCGCACCGCCGAGGAGAGCGCCGCGCTCCCGTCtcgtcccgtcccgtcccgtcccgcggccccgcgccggGGGAAGGAGGCGAGAGAGCGGTGGGTGCTGCCGCCGGGCAATGCGCGGGGGCGCCGGGAGCGCCGCCGCTGCGCCGCGCGGCCGCAAGGTGTCGCCGTTGGCAGCGGAacgggggcgcggcgggcgcggcgccggTGCCGGTGCGGAGCGCTGAGCGCGGGGCCGCCCGCACGGGGCCCTGCCGCAGCGCGGCGGCGTGAGAGCCCCGCTGGCCTGCGGGGAGGCGATCGCTACCGATCGTGTACAGAGCCCTGCGTCGGAGCGACTCCCTCGCCCGGCCACTTCCCTTAGCCCTTGTTTATTTTCAACTGCCCCGGGGGGTTGCGCGCGAGGTCGCAGAGGCGGGAGGTGGGGAAGCGACGTTTCTTGGGGCCGGCGTGGTGCGGCGAGGGGCGGCACACGGGCCAGGGGCGGCCCCGCGACGTCCAAACGCCCTCCGGGAGGATAAAGAGCGAACGGCGCTTTTGGCGCCAAACGTGGGGCCCCGCCCTGCGCGCGtggagcggggcggggccggcgctcCCGCCATTCTCCCGCTGTTTCCCAGTGCTCCCTCCCAAGTGTGTcagttttttttggtttttttttttttttccttggctttttttttttttttaatgccttttttggGGGTTAATAATATCCAGCCGCTTCAAAGGCAGGCAGTGACAGTCATCTGTCTGCGAGCAGAGGGTGGATGCGGAggccggggcggccgcgggggccggcgggcgggcgcggAAAGTGCTACAGACACaatcagctgctttttttttcctctccccttttccctgccacTCCTCCCCCTCGCACACCCACCACCATCACCACGGAGGTAAGAAGAGGAAGCTGCAGGTTCTGGGCTGCAGGACAAAACCCCAGTCAAATAAATCCAATTCCCCATCGCGTTTGAGTTGCCGAACTGGGAAGGATGGGGCGGGTGAGGGAGCGCAGGGGCAGAGCGGAGCCTGAATGGGGTTCTCATTGAGCAGAAGAAAATCGTGGAGGatatttgtgttttggtttggagCTGTCGCATTGAGATCGCCAGTGTTTTGTAGGTGCCTCTTTactgctttgcattttaaacaGTTCAATGTATTTCCCGAGTAGAAAAATGCACAGTCCTGGAGGCGCTCagggggcggggcgggagcgcAGCTGAGCCGAGCCGGGCGCGTTTCTCGGCGTTTCATCATAAGgcttttcatggattttttttcacccctTTTTGGTCTCCGTCTCAGCGTCAGCTGTTGTGAACCCAGCAGAACAATTTCCTTTCGCGTTACCTTAACCGAGCTGAAGGGAGACGCTGACTGGATTTTTTTGgactttaaacatttttttttttttttttttttttttttttttttttttttttaatgtctgatGCAACGGAGCTCTCGGCAAAGGAATGGGGCTGTGGTTGACTGACCGTGGGTAGTGAGTGGGGGGtccggccgaggtaagggcAGCAGCGCGCACTCGCCGGAGGTGAGAGCGCTGGTGTGTTTGCAGGAGGTTTGTGTGCATGAAGTGGCCGAATGTGCGGAGTTGCTGCCCTTGCAACCTCGTTGTTGtaggaaaaaggggaggaaaactTCCCGTACCTTCTTGGCAAATCCGGAGGCTTTGTTGGTGGCGCCGGGGTggttttaatgcatttttgtgCGTGAGGTTATTACATAAGGTTGATAATTTCTGTTGCTGCTggatttcccctcctccccctccccccttgTGTTGTGTGCGGATTTCGCTGGCTCGCTTTGAGTGAATGAACTGGCGATTTGCGAAGTTGCAAAGAGCCCCTCcgcccccttttttttttttttttttttttttgcatccttctcctctcccctttACACTGCTCCGCAGTGACAAAAGGAGTAAACTTCCTCTACTTTTGCTGGCATATTAAGAAGCCTTTCTGGAGAGATTACGGTATCAAAGCCATGCATCTGTCTGCAGTTACTGTGCTGTTTTGAGCGTTTGAAGCGGTTTGGGGAGAGCAGTCGAGGGCTATGTACACAGGCTGTGCATCCCCGCTGGACTGTGCAGGCTGGATTTGTGTCCCCACGGAGTGGCGGGGCAGGCTCTGCACGGGGGAACACTACCTGAGCACTTTGATTTCAGTATCTTGAGTCGGGAGGAGAAAGGTGTGtgagatgcattttttttttttcgctcAACTTTCTAAAGGCTCCTTCTTGCTTGCTATTTATGATGGgactattaattttttttccttccgTTAAGAGGGAGTCACGTTCGTCTCTGTTAGTTCGTATTTTTaattgtggttttgttgttttctttttttttttcttttttttttttctttttttttttttttttaatttcaggtcGTGGGAGAACCTCTCTTGTTCCCCTTGGTGGAAATATCGATAAAACCTGTGTTTGAAACTATTGTTTGACCCAGGGATCAGCAAAAAAAGACCCATTATGCCAGGAATGGTCAGTAAAAACCCAGACCTCGAGTTTGACTCTCTGCAGCCTTGTTTCTACCCGGACGAAGATGACTTTTATTTGTGCGGGCCGGACTCCGCTCCCCCGGGCGAGGACATCTGGAAAAAGTTtgagctgctgcccaccccTCCTCTGTCTCCCAGCCGGGCCGGGCTCCAGGAGCACCCTCCGGGGGGGGGCCCGGTGCCGTGGGGAGGAGCGGCTCTGTGGGGCTGCCGCCCCACCGACCCCGTGGACTGGGCAtcggagctgctcctgctgccgcCCGAGGCCGACCTGTGGGGCGGCGTGGACGGAGGGGACTTCTTCGAGACGGGCCCCGGCGTGACGAACAATCTCAACTCCATCATCATCCAGGACTGCATGTGGAGCGGCTTCTCCGCGCGCGAGAAGCTGGAGCGGGCGGTCAGCGAGAAGCTGCAGAGCAAggcgcccgccgcgccgccgccggtCCCGGGGGCCGCGGGCAGCCCCGCCAGCGCCCGCGCGGAGCTGGGCGGCGCCGTGCCCGAGTGCGTGGACCCGGCCGTGGTCTTCCCCTTCCCCGTCAACAAGCGGGAGGcgccggcggcgggcggaggggctgcgcggggcggccgcccgccgcgccccgccgggGACAGCCGggcgagcagcagcagcagctcctccggGGACGACATGCTCAGCGACTCGGGTAAGCGCTCCGGCCCCAAGGTGCGGGGGTGGGGACGGGGGTGGCGGCTGCGGCCCCCCGCCGGCCGCtccgggggcgggcggggcggctGCGCCCCGGAGCCGGGCCGGGtggggcgcggggcggccggCAGGCGGCAGCAGGCGCGGCCGCAGCGCGGAGtcccgcgggggcggcgggTACGGCCCGGGGCAGCCCCCGCACGCCCCTCGCCCTGTGCcggctgcggcggggccggagcctTCACCGGGCAGCAGCTCCGGCCCGGAGGGGCCGCGTGGTGCTGGGGACCCTCCGGCGCCCTGATAGTCTCCTGCCCctggggggctcggggggggcGGCATTGCAGCTGCCACCGCCACCCTGGGCACAGATTTGTGGGGGATGACAGTGTGCGCGTTCCCTTGGCGCCATACGGGCAGGCTGGAGCTAGACTAGTGATCCTTTAGAGCAGTGCTTGTACTGACAGagcccaaaatgccccaaacaTCCTCTCTGTGTGTACGCAGAGAAGTCCACTTGGGCTAAACCACAGTTTGGTGTGTGTGGATGAGCCGGTCCCTATGACCACCGCCACAAACTTGGTGATCCGTCCCGGGTTTCAGAGCCTGCTGTCCCTTTAATGTCTGGTTTGACAGCTTTGGGTGAGGAAGCACTTCCAACAGCTGTCTTCTTGGCAGTGCACCAAGCGCCGGCTTAAAGGGTCCCCGGCTGGAGCAGCTTCACCTTCTGCCTCAGAACAAACCCAGCGATTGTTTTGTTTTCCGGCTGCTTTTCTACCAAGCAGGGGCTATGTTGTGGTTCTGTGCTTGCCTTTTGTGCCGCAACTCGACGATTCCATTCAAACTACATACATTCTgtctaaaaatacttttctgccTTTGTGATTGTGTGGGTGGTAGCCCCATTTTGACTGAAAATtagatgtgtttaaaaaatccCATCTCATCAAACTTACTAAGCTTTCAGAAATCCCCGTTCTTTGCTAATTTCATGTGTATTACATAGTTTTACAGATCTATATCTGATAGCAGATGGTGGGTGCACCCTGGTTTTGCCATCAGTTAATTCATTATTGCTTTTACTGGATATAT
Coding sequences:
- the MYCN gene encoding N-myc proto-oncogene protein isoform X2 produces the protein MPGMVSKNPDLEFDSLQPCFYPDEDDFYLCGPDSAPPGEDIWKKFELLPTPPLSPSRAGLQEHPPGGGPVPWGGAALWGCRPTDPVDWASELLLLPPEADLWGGVDGGDFFETGPGVTNNLNSIIIQDCMWSGFSAREKLERAVSEKLQSKAPAAPPPVPGAAGSPASARAELGGAVPECVDPAVVFPFPVNKREAPAAGGGAARGGRPPRPAGDSRASSSSSSSGDDMLSDSDDEDEEEEDEEEEIDVVTVEKRRSSTNKSVTTLTITVRPKNTTFSSVRTQQNGLILKRCAPIHQQHNYAAPSPFVETEESPPQKKLKVEVPRPVKPTIQPKLKSSSPRNSDSEDSERRRNHNILERQRRNDLRSSFLTLRDHVPELVQNEKAAKVVILKKATEYVHSLQAEEQKLLLEKEKLQARQEQLLKKIDYKRTC
- the MYCN gene encoding N-myc proto-oncogene protein isoform X1, with amino-acid sequence MPGMVSKNPDLEFDSLQPCFYPDEDDFYLCGPDSAPPGEDIWKKFELLPTPPLSPSRAGLQEHPPGGGPVPWGGAALWGCRPTDPVDWASELLLLPPEADLWGGVDGGDFFETGPGVTNNLNSIIIQDCMWSGFSAREKLERAVSEKLQSKAPAAPPPVPGAAGSPASARAELGGAVPECVDPAVVFPFPVNKREAPAAGGGAARGGRPPRPAGDSRASSSSSSSGDDMLSDSEDDEDEEEEDEEEEIDVVTVEKRRSSTNKSVTTLTITVRPKNTTFSSVRTQQNGLILKRCAPIHQQHNYAAPSPFVETEESPPQKKLKVEVPRPVKPTIQPKLKSSSPRNSDSEDSERRRNHNILERQRRNDLRSSFLTLRDHVPELVQNEKAAKVVILKKATEYVHSLQAEEQKLLLEKEKLQARQEQLLKKIDYKRTC